In one Camelus ferus isolate YT-003-E chromosome 14, BCGSAC_Cfer_1.0, whole genome shotgun sequence genomic region, the following are encoded:
- the UPF3A gene encoding regulator of nonsense transcripts 3A isoform X2, with amino-acid sequence MGAGWVGAAQFSRGFGPDGRRRRLRGGCGMRSEKEGAGGPGAAVAARGPSGREKPSPAEAQFCHYSPRREPEAPVASFSGCAGGVTKPREEKRTVLSKVVIRRLPPGLTKEQLAEQLHPLPAHDYFEFFTADLSLYPHLYSRAYINFRNPDDILLFRDRFDGYIFIDSKGLEYPAVVEFAPFQKIAKKKLKKKDAKTGSIEDDPEYKKFLEAYCVEEEKTSANPETLLGDIEAKTRELIARRTTPLLEYIKNRKLEKQRIREEKREERRRRELEKKRLREEERKRRREEERCKRKAADRPKRSAEKEVRIQVTKRQ; translated from the exons ATGGGCGCGGGCTGGGTGGGGGCGGCCCAGTTCTCGCGAGGTTTCGGCCCAgacgggaggcggcggcggctccgCGGCGGGTGCGGGATGCGTTCGGAGAAGGAGGGGGCCGGCGGCCCCGGGGCGGCCGTTGCTGCGCGGGGCCCGAGCGGGAGGGAGAAGCCGTCACCCGCGGAAGCCCAGTTCTGCCACTATTCTCCGCGGCGAGAGCCCGAAGCACCAGTGGCCTCGTTCTCCGGCTGTGCGGGCGGTGTAACCAAACCTCGCGAGGAGAAGAGGACGGTCCTGagcaag GTGGTAATCCGGCGGCTTCCTCCCGGTCTCACCAAGGAGCAGCTGGCGGAGCAGCTACACCCTCTGCCCGCACATGATTACTTTGAATTCTTTACTGCTGATCTCAG TCTTTATCCTCATCTCTATTCAAGAGCGTACATTAACTTTAGAAACCCTGATGACATCCTGCTTTTTAGAGATCGTTTTGATGGATATATCTTCATTGACAGTAAAG GCCTAGAATATCCTGCAGTGGTAGAATTTGCTCCATTCCAGAAGATAGCCAAAaagaagctaaagaaaaaagatgctaAAACTGGAAGCATTGAAGATG ATCCAGAATATAAGAAGTTTTTAGAAGCTTACTGTGTGGAGGAGGAGAAAACTAGTGCCAATCCTGAAACTCTTCTGGGGGACATAGAAGCAAAGACAAGAGAACTTATTG CTAGAAGAACCACGCCTCTTttggaatatattaaaaacagaaaattagagaagcag AGAATTCGAGAAGAAAAGCGAGAAGAACGGAGGAGGAGGGAGTTGGAAAAGAAGCGCTTacgggaagaagagaggaagaggaggagagaggaggaaagatgtAAGAGAAAAGCGGCAGACAGGCCAAAAAGAAGTGCGGAGAAAGAAGTAAGGATTCAG GTCACAAAACGACAGTGA
- the UPF3A gene encoding regulator of nonsense transcripts 3A isoform X1: protein MGAGWVGAAQFSRGFGPDGRRRRLRGGCGMRSEKEGAGGPGAAVAARGPSGREKPSPAEAQFCHYSPRREPEAPVASFSGCAGGVTKPREEKRTVLSKVVIRRLPPGLTKEQLAEQLHPLPAHDYFEFFTADLSLYPHLYSRAYINFRNPDDILLFRDRFDGYIFIDSKGLEYPAVVEFAPFQKIAKKKLKKKDAKTGSIEDDPEYKKFLEAYCVEEEKTSANPETLLGDIEAKTRELIARRTTPLLEYIKNRKLEKQRIREEKREERRRRELEKKRLREEERKRRREEERCKRKAADRPKRSAEKEVRIQLLKKPEKGEEPSTEKAKERGEETDPGDGKRELCPSHAGMKSGPLESSREELREKSQNDSDKEQRDAERRCREQELEAQRHHLDDSRKQRAHCELDRLSGRGNEETKSGKGFAPDRGRAGSQDWGAPMEQRSEDWLVARKKRLGNKDRPAVQLYQPRACVRARECDGRPLEEGHVRKRGEAEDFTEAGSQKSEGAD from the exons ATGGGCGCGGGCTGGGTGGGGGCGGCCCAGTTCTCGCGAGGTTTCGGCCCAgacgggaggcggcggcggctccgCGGCGGGTGCGGGATGCGTTCGGAGAAGGAGGGGGCCGGCGGCCCCGGGGCGGCCGTTGCTGCGCGGGGCCCGAGCGGGAGGGAGAAGCCGTCACCCGCGGAAGCCCAGTTCTGCCACTATTCTCCGCGGCGAGAGCCCGAAGCACCAGTGGCCTCGTTCTCCGGCTGTGCGGGCGGTGTAACCAAACCTCGCGAGGAGAAGAGGACGGTCCTGagcaag GTGGTAATCCGGCGGCTTCCTCCCGGTCTCACCAAGGAGCAGCTGGCGGAGCAGCTACACCCTCTGCCCGCACATGATTACTTTGAATTCTTTACTGCTGATCTCAG TCTTTATCCTCATCTCTATTCAAGAGCGTACATTAACTTTAGAAACCCTGATGACATCCTGCTTTTTAGAGATCGTTTTGATGGATATATCTTCATTGACAGTAAAG GCCTAGAATATCCTGCAGTGGTAGAATTTGCTCCATTCCAGAAGATAGCCAAAaagaagctaaagaaaaaagatgctaAAACTGGAAGCATTGAAGATG ATCCAGAATATAAGAAGTTTTTAGAAGCTTACTGTGTGGAGGAGGAGAAAACTAGTGCCAATCCTGAAACTCTTCTGGGGGACATAGAAGCAAAGACAAGAGAACTTATTG CTAGAAGAACCACGCCTCTTttggaatatattaaaaacagaaaattagagaagcag AGAATTCGAGAAGAAAAGCGAGAAGAACGGAGGAGGAGGGAGTTGGAAAAGAAGCGCTTacgggaagaagagaggaagaggaggagagaggaggaaagatgtAAGAGAAAAGCGGCAGACAGGCCAAAAAGAAGTGCGGAGAAAGAAGTAAGGATTCAG CTTCTCAAGAAACCAGAAAAGGGAGAAGAACCAAGCActgagaaagcaaaagaaagaggagaggaaactgaCCCCGGAGATGGGAAACGGGAACTGTGTCCCAGCCATGCAGGCATGAAGTCTGGGCCCTTGGAGAGCTCACGGGAGGAGCTCAGGGAAAA GTCACAAAACGACAGTGATAAAGAGCAAAGGGATGCAGAAAGAAGATGCCGGGAACAAGAACTTGAAGCACAGAGACACCACCTGGACGACAGCAGGAAGCAGAGAGCTCACTGCGAGCTGGACAGGCTTTCAGGAAGAGGCAATGAAGAGACGAAGTCAGGGAAAGGCTTCGCCCCagacagagggagggcagggagccaggacTGGGGCGCCCCCATGGAGCAGAGGAGTGAGGACTGGCTGGTGGCCAGAAAGAAGCGCCTGGGAAACAAG